A DNA window from Undibacterium sp. YM2 contains the following coding sequences:
- the gshB gene encoding glutathione synthase produces the protein MKIAFLTDPLSHFKTYKDSTYAMMVEADKRGYAIYAFGPEDMALESGKVIANISRITLTGDSKDWFRLSEPESLPLSAFDAVLQRKDPPFDMEYIYATYLLELAEQQGARVFNKPAAIRNHNEKLSIAQFSQFTAPTLVTRDEQRIRAFHKEHQDIILKPLDGMGGTGIFRIREDGMNLGSVIETLTVNGSSTIMVQRYIPEIVHGDKRILLIGGKVVPFALARIPQNGEVRGNLAAGGLGVAQELSARDLEIAQTLAPELYQRGLLLVGLDVIGANLTEVNVTSPTCFQEITQQKGFNVAGMFIDALETAVAA, from the coding sequence ATGAAAATCGCTTTCCTGACCGACCCGCTGTCTCACTTCAAGACGTATAAGGATTCCACCTACGCCATGATGGTAGAGGCGGACAAACGTGGTTATGCCATCTATGCCTTTGGCCCGGAAGATATGGCGCTGGAAAGTGGCAAGGTCATCGCGAATATCAGCCGTATCACCCTGACCGGCGATAGCAAGGACTGGTTCCGCCTGTCTGAGCCTGAGTCACTACCCCTGAGTGCTTTTGATGCCGTCCTGCAGCGCAAAGACCCGCCATTTGATATGGAATATATCTACGCGACTTATTTGCTGGAGCTGGCAGAGCAACAGGGCGCGCGTGTATTCAATAAACCGGCAGCGATCCGCAATCATAATGAAAAGCTCAGTATTGCCCAGTTCAGCCAGTTCACTGCACCTACGCTGGTGACGCGCGATGAGCAACGTATCCGAGCTTTCCACAAAGAGCATCAGGACATCATCCTCAAACCACTCGATGGCATGGGTGGCACCGGTATCTTCCGTATCCGTGAAGATGGCATGAACCTTGGTTCTGTCATTGAGACGTTGACGGTGAATGGCAGCTCTACCATCATGGTGCAGCGCTATATTCCAGAGATTGTCCATGGTGACAAAAGGATATTGCTGATCGGTGGCAAGGTCGTGCCGTTTGCCCTCGCGCGTATTCCACAAAATGGTGAAGTCAGGGGTAACCTGGCGGCAGGCGGCCTGGGTGTGGCACAGGAATTGTCTGCCCGTGATCTTGAGATTGCGCAGACTTTGGCACCCGAACTTTATCAAAGAGGCCTGTTGCTGGTAGGATTAGATGTAATTGGTGCTAATTTGACTGAGGTTAATGTCACCAGCCCCACCTGTTTCCAGGAAATTACCCAGCAAAAAGGCTTTAATGTTGCTGGCATGTTCATTGATGCCCTTGAAACGGCAGTTGCAGCTTGA
- the gshA gene encoding glutamate--cysteine ligase: MVPHLVTALNGPLLDLEKKILEATPAIERWFRLEWQEHTPPFYCSVDLRNAGFKLAPVDTNLFPGGFNNLASEMLPLAVQAAMAAIEKYCPDAKNLLVIPESHTRNVFYLQNIARMMQIFRQTGLNVRLGSLSADITEPTPIDLPDGSQLILEPLERSANGRRLGLKNFDPCTILLNNDLSAGIPAILEELNEQTLLPPLHAGWALRRKSNHFHAYDEVVKKFAKMVDIDPWMLNPFFIKCKDVNFHDRSGEDTLVAAVDTILAKIRKKYKEYGIKEKPFVIVKADAGTYGMGIMTVHDSSEVRDLNRKQRNKMSVVKDGMEVRDVIVQEGVYTFEQINESVAEPVVYMIDRYVVGGFYRVHEDRGVDENLNAPGMHFVPLAFAQQHAVPDMKAKPGTAAPNRFYMYGVVARLALLAASLELEKTDPNPEVY, encoded by the coding sequence ATGGTTCCGCATCTCGTCACCGCTCTCAACGGCCCCCTGCTCGATCTTGAAAAAAAGATATTAGAAGCGACACCAGCGATAGAACGCTGGTTCCGCCTTGAATGGCAGGAACACACCCCGCCATTTTATTGCTCTGTCGATCTGCGCAATGCAGGTTTCAAGCTGGCACCTGTCGATACCAATTTGTTCCCCGGTGGTTTTAATAACCTGGCATCAGAAATGTTGCCACTGGCCGTGCAGGCGGCGATGGCGGCGATAGAGAAATATTGCCCGGATGCCAAAAATCTCCTGGTCATCCCTGAGAGCCATACCCGCAATGTGTTTTATCTGCAAAACATTGCCCGCATGATGCAGATTTTCCGTCAGACTGGTTTGAATGTGCGTCTGGGTTCCTTGTCGGCCGATATCACCGAACCAACGCCCATAGACTTGCCAGATGGCAGCCAGTTGATACTGGAGCCGCTGGAGCGCTCCGCCAATGGCCGCCGCCTGGGCCTGAAGAATTTTGACCCCTGCACGATCCTGCTGAACAATGATTTGTCGGCAGGCATACCGGCGATACTCGAAGAACTCAATGAACAGACCCTGCTGCCGCCACTGCATGCAGGCTGGGCCTTGCGCCGTAAGAGCAATCACTTCCATGCCTATGATGAAGTCGTCAAGAAATTCGCCAAGATGGTGGATATCGACCCGTGGATGCTGAACCCGTTTTTTATCAAATGCAAGGATGTGAATTTCCACGACCGCAGCGGTGAAGATACGCTGGTGGCCGCTGTCGATACCATACTTGCCAAGATACGCAAGAAATACAAGGAATACGGCATCAAGGAAAAACCCTTCGTCATCGTCAAGGCCGATGCGGGTACCTATGGCATGGGCATCATGACCGTGCATGATTCCAGCGAAGTGCGCGACCTGAACCGCAAACAGCGTAACAAGATGTCGGTCGTCAAGGATGGCATGGAAGTGCGCGATGTCATCGTCCAGGAAGGCGTGTATACCTTTGAGCAAATCAATGAATCCGTGGCTGAGCCTGTGGTGTATATGATAGACCGCTATGTCGTTGGCGGCTTTTACCGCGTGCATGAAGACCGGGGCGTTGATGAAAACCTCAATGCGCCCGGCATGCACTTCGTACCGCTGGCCTTTGCCCAGCAACACGCAGTACCGGACATGAAGGCAAAACCGGGCACGGCAGCACCAAATCGATTTTACATGTATGGTGTCGTAGCGCGCCTGGCTTTGCTGGCGGCGTCACTGGAGCTGGAAAAGACTGATCCAAATCCAGAGGTTTATTGA
- a CDS encoding antibiotic biosynthesis monooxygenase, producing the protein MILELADIRIQAGKQAEFDVAIQRGLDEVIRHAQGFLGFKVQKGIESPERYLLMIYWATLENHTVDFRESAAFAEWRAIVGPYFASAPVVEHFDLLAKSE; encoded by the coding sequence ATGATACTGGAGTTAGCAGATATACGCATACAAGCTGGCAAGCAAGCCGAGTTTGATGTCGCCATACAGCGCGGTCTTGATGAAGTGATACGTCATGCCCAGGGGTTTTTGGGTTTCAAGGTGCAAAAAGGGATAGAGTCGCCAGAACGATACCTGCTCATGATTTATTGGGCAACGCTGGAAAACCATACCGTTGATTTTCGTGAGTCTGCAGCATTTGCAGAATGGCGAGCGATTGTCGGCCCTTATTTTGCCAGCGCCCCTGTGGTCGAACATTTTGATCTTTTAGCCAAGTCTGAGTGA